One Tachysurus vachellii isolate PV-2020 chromosome 5, HZAU_Pvac_v1, whole genome shotgun sequence genomic window, tgagtgtgtgtgactgaatgtgggtgactgagtgtgtgtgtgtatgagtgtgagtgtgtgtgtgagtgtgagtgtgtgtgtgtgtgtgtgagtgtgtgtgagtttctatttttctttctttctttctttctttctttctttctttctttctttctttctttctttctttctttccttccttctttctttccttctttcgtaactgagtttctttctttctttctttctttctttctttctttttcgttctttctttcttcctttctttccttcctttctttccttccttctttctttccttctttcgtAACTGAgtgactttctttctttctttctttctttctttctgtctttcagagttaatactgttttgtttgttttttttgtaaagtattacatttatgtatatagtGTTACACATAAAGAACTGTGTTGTGTcatcctgatatactgtattataaattaaactccaaAATTACTTTTATGTTGCACAGGTTCTTGGAATTAAAGTAGAGACCAAGGTACAATAAAGAGCCTCTTTCTTACTCTGACCTGTACAGAATCAgctaaaacttttttatttttaatcttggAGCCTTAAATGAAAATTTGAAGAACATGAACTTCTGaacttctcaaaaaaaaaaaagcaaaaaataaataaaataaacattttgattgtTTCTCTGAAAATTAGTCTCTTAGACAAGATAAATTGAAACCCCAAGAccttttagatgtttatttagatGTGATGAGGTACTGAGTTATCTGTAGATCTCCTCTTAGTGCCTCAGTAAACTTAGTTCTGTGGCTTTGAGAAGTTCAGAAGGTTTAAGAATGATTCTCTTCTCACTAACCTGCTGAACACTTTCTGTTACTACATTTTCACCTTGATGGTTCTGTGGACTTCTATGGACTGGCTCTTTAAACGTTTCTTACAGCAACATACTTAATCTGTCTTTCCACTAACAATATTGAACTTGAAGGTTAGGACTTGCCTTTTTTGCCTCTATTTATAGTGGATTATATTAGTATTCCAAATGCAGAATGATCTGAATAGTTAAAATTGCTTTGCTCAGTAGTGGAAATGCTCCTGAGGTGTATTTGACTTTTTCAACTTCAGACATTTCAGCTAAACTTTGGGTGCCTTAATTAAGATGAATCTGAAATGAACTTAtttgataaaaaacaaaaactcattTTGTGGCATGCCATCCTGACCGTGGTCTTGGTTCAAATACTAATACGAGTATGGCTTATTTTGAGAATGGTGTGTAAAGTGATCAAACTTCTGATTAAGTTTTTGTTTATGTCTTTCTCATTTTTCTGTTTGAAATCTTCACAGGACCTGACCATGAAGCTGAGTCTAATTCAAAGTATTGGCCTCATTGCAAAAGCCATTAATAACTGCGTTCACAAACAGGGATACGTCTTTACCCGCAAACAGGAGCTCGTCGGAGTAATGATGGTTTGTGAATTTTGTGGCATCAATTGAAACACTTGAACGTGAAGCCATTTATTTCCCTTCATGCTTTTAGATTTGCTCTAGTGGTCTGATGAAGGAACTAGGACTTTGTTTTTTAGATCTGCCATTAAGAACGTTTTCCCTTAGGTTGATCAGTGAAGCAGGTTAAGATGCAGGAGAGTTTAAGTTATTGATGTATTGTTTGCCagattattatgtattatatattttgcaaTGTAGTGCACACTCTTTcttggcattttttttctttcttgtggaaaaaaaaaaattgtctatgAATGCATTGTAGATGTTGAATGCATTGTGCAATGTACCATTTGGAAATAATTGTGTTGCACAGTTGCTTCTCATTTCCAAGATGTCTGAGAGCATTGAAATCCAGCACTGGGATTCTGAAGCTACTGAATTTTCCTTTGACTTCTCAGATTTACAAGCTGTATATTATCACTGGTAGCTTTTCAGATTTTGTTCTATTTGTGGTAAGCTCTTGAAATGGAAATGGCTCTTAGTCAAAGTTGCAGCTAGACGTTTAAAGGACACTAGAACTTACACCGATATGTTCCACCGCTCAGTTGTAATCACATGATATATGACTTCATTGTataagaaatcttttttttttataacatgcTGTCACTGTAAAAATGTGAAACTTCAACTTCAGAATGTTCAAGTCTTACCAGAGAAATCTTGTGTTTTCCATCTCAACAGGATTTCATCAAGGCAGAGCCAGTCGATGCCTTGCGTACTCCAGTGCGCCACCTTGTTATGACCACATGTTCCAACCTCAAGTATCCTTTAAGTCAGCAAAGCCAGTGTTGTTATAGGACTTTCTTCTTACACTTCACAGTAATTGTAGTAATgagattaaataatatttagcaGTTTTTTGAGGCTGCTATTTTTCAACCTTTTTGTAAGCTTATTCTTATAAGGTTGTGATGTCTTTGATgttggctatatatatatatatatatacacattgcaatatacaacaaaaacattGGAAAATAAACTTCActtaatatttcagtattttggATCCACCCCTGGCTGAAAATGAAACTTTTGATATGCTGAAAGTGTGCATAAATGGGGTATTTGGGCTTCCTTCATTAGAAATGGTGGAAAAAACCAAAGATGAAGAGCTTCTTGACCCCCAGGAACGAGAGGTGTGAATGAAACCTGGCTGACAGACATGCACAATATTGATTTTCCTCCACTGTTTTTATAATGAGATGGTATATATGTAGATGTCAGAATAAGATGTTAGTGGTAGTTGCATATATTCTGGTTGATCATAACTTTGAACATTATTTTGGAAAgttcacatttataaaatatggaTGATGGTTTTTATGaaccagtgatttttttttttttttatttcattcataaagATTCATTTTGAAGCAGAGTCATTGTTAGATGATTTATATGAGTTTTGGGGAAAATGGTTACACTTGCGAGAATATTTCTAGCCTTTTCCaaagtaaatactgtaagtcaAACTGCAAAGACAACACAAGATTAAGATGTGTTCAGAAATGACCATTTGGCATGGAAAACCGTCCAGCTGGAGATCATAATCATAGCTAACCTGGATCTGGTTCTCTAGAACCATCATCTAAGCCCAAATCAAATTATATAGTACAGCTATGTATCACTTGACACCGAATGTACCACAATAGTTTTGTGCATTTTGTTACAGTGGTTTCCTCTAAAAAACATCCCTACTATAAGAGATGGGACATATGATAGAATCCAGATGTAGAAAACCCTTCTGTTTTTCAGGTCTTGTATGCATCCACCTTCAGCGCCCTTCATGAACTGCTGTGCAGTATTCTGGCACGAGATTTAACTCCAGACGGTATTCAGACTATGTTCAAGGTAAGCAGAATTCCACACACATTATCTCATGTAGTCATACAATAAGCCCTCATATTTaagtgcatttgtttttttcccccagcatATAGAGAGCTGGTTGAGCTCTAAACAGGACCATGAGCGTGAGAGAGCAGTGAGGACTGTAGCTGAAATGCTGAATTTCTACCTGGACAGTCTCAATGTCAAGGTGTCCAGTTTTGCTTATCTTCAATATTACTATTATCTTCTAAGTTTGTATAACAATGAAGGTGAACTCACACGTTATGAAATGACCAAGAGAAATGTTAAACAGATTAGTTCTATTTTAAATTCTTAACAGTATTTCTGATGAAGCTTTGCACACTTGTCTTCGTGAGAGAGCATCTCGCAGGGGGCTTTTTTAAATTCACAATTGCCTGAGTTAAAAACTAAAGTTCTACTCAGaaattggaaaataaaaaatgtgttcatcaGATGAAGACACCGTTTCATTGAAAGTACTtaagttaaacaaacaaacaaaaaaaaaaactcatacaTGGACTTTAACGTCACTTTTCCCAAATTTCACCCATAAGCCTGtgttaaaacatgtttattgCTATGAAAACTATGCATTTCCGTATAATCTTGTGTCCAACAGTATAGTGATGGTGTAGTAGATGGTGCTGGTAATTTAGTGACTTATACTACTGAGCATTTTGGTTAGCCAGCTTTCACCCAATCATACGTGACTTCATATATCGCATCCTGCTATGTGACATTGTATGAGATTATTAGGCAAGCATCTAAGACAATTTCTGAATTTTTGTGCAGACCTTAGTGACATTCCATAACCTCGGGACTTTGTTGGGGCGTCTGGCCCCACGCTGTACAGACCCCAATGCTGCGGTGCGCAGAGCTGCCATAGACTGCATTTACTTACTCTTACACATTCAGCTGCGTTATGAAGGTAACACCGCTATGTTATAATAATACTACCTGTATTATTTGTGCTGCATACTGATGGACTTACTGTACTTATTGATCATTAGCTCAACAATCTTTCAAACTATTGGTAACTTATTTGTGTTTTCAAATCTCAGTGTTTGttatatgtaaagtaaatgtaaatattaagtgtAATAAATGCACAGACACTAAAATAAGCAGTTACTTTATTTATGAAACTTGGTCTTAATCCtatgaatgtattcatttaaatgCAATTCTCTGAACTGATATGGTTTCTTTTTGCCATTAAACTTTGCAAGCTTCAAGCTCTAAGTTCTTGTTTAAGTAAAGCATGTTAGGCCAAAGACATTGACCATGATTTTGTAAGTGAGTAAAATGCAGTTGACCCCTAACTAccattttttcctttgtttgtgCCTATTCTGTGCTCTTCAGGCTTTTCGCTGGACTACAAGGATGACTCAGTAGAAAGTTTATCATCACTGCGAGAGCAACTTAATGACCCTGACCCATCAGTCCTCTATAAAACCTGCTCTGAACTCACTAAGGTAATGAAAATATTCCGTATACGATGCAGTTACAACACGTTAACACGTTTGTTAAGAAATAATGCTCTGAAAAAGGTACGCTTGCcttatttaatactgtatatatcatacTTTTCTTGCATAAAGTTTTGGTATTGTCAGGTAGACAGTGCTAGTAgtaaaaatgagtaaaataacACAGTAAAATAACATACTGGGGCAGCAATGATAATGTGTGTCCAATTAGGCCATCATTATCACTTTTCTAACATGTTAAGATTACATAACATATggcttgtttacattttttgtctttctgtcttgtggCAGATCATCAGTAAACGTCTGCCTCAGCAGCAGCTGAACACACTGATCTTCATGCTGTTTGAAGGTTTGGTTGACTCCCAATCCAATTGCGCCAGAGCCTCAAGTGTCATTCTGAACACACTGCTCAAAACCAGAGGGGCGATGCTGCAAGACCTGGTAATGATATGTACACTTCATGGCTGGTTGTGTAAAAATAGCTAGTCTTACATAGTTTCCCTCTGAACGGTCATGTTAATATGCAGTGCAAGCATATTTTGTATATTCTCACTACTTTGCAGTTCATCGCTTGTTTCTGTGCATTTTTGTATGTCAGGTGCCAGAGATGTTGGAGGAGCTGCACAGTCGGCTGCAGGCCATCTCTGAGGAGCAGGTGAAGGTTGCAGTCGCACAGTCTATTTTGATCCTGGCCACACAGCACTTGCAGACGGTCATCAACACACTCATTTCATATCCTCTTCCTTTCGACAGGTACAGAATATTCAGTCTGTTTTCCTATTATGGTGGGTGGAAGCGTCTTTTCAGACTGGATCTTGAATGTTTGTGCTGTCCTTCAGTTGGATAAGTGAGATGTGGATCGCCCTGGGAGCAGACAGCACTGTAGCCCGGCAGATCATGGAAATGATCATGGAGAAGTTAAACGTCATTGTACCCTACGTGGATAAGAAGGAGTCCATACTGAAACCAGGCATGACTAAGGTGGCCACCAATCAACCGTTAGCGGTGAGTGACTTAGACATGCTGGGATTTTGCTAATTAGTAAAcagttagcaaaaaaaaaaaaaaaacagataaaactcCAGTTGTGGGCTTTATGTATTCTAGTCTGGAAAAAAATAGTCCCTGTGGCGTATTTCTGTAACCTGGTCAAAATTAATGAAAAATCTGGTTTTGATCAAAATCGAGTTTTTCTTCAAATAATGCACTTTGATTTTGATATAATCTTTTTAGCCTTAGATTTAGCCTGTCATacgtgtttgtgaatgtgtggggCTGCATGACGGTATCTGTGTTATTACTCGTCTGAGTAGATGACACGTCTAATCATGTGTGTAGATGACATGCGCCCTGCGTGAGATGATGCTGAATGGACACACGGAGGAAGCTGTGGTTAATCTTTTCCCTCAGCTGTTCAGTGCACTGCTGGTCCGGATAGGCTCCAGTGTTGGGGTTCAATTACCCAGAGACATTAACAGCAACAGTATCAGAGCAGAAGGCAGAAGCCCCAGCAAAAGCACCTTTGATGTCTGTGGGTGagtcacacatttacatttacagcatttggcagacgcccttatccagagcgacgtacataagtgcttaaatctctaacattgaatacattaatgctggatcactaagttacatacttaagataccatgagtttaaaacatttgttcaaagttacaatgaaagtgtcaaaggtgtgtttttttttttttttttttttttttttttttttttttaaatgcaaaagataatgaaagaagtgctagttgaagtgtaaCTGCGTAACTGCGTCACACAAGCGTAACTGGATAAACAAGGTTCAGACCTTTTAGTTTCTGTAGCTTGTTCAGATTAGTTCACTAATTTATAAAGATGCATCTCTGACTTGCTCGAGTAATATAGAGCATGATGAGGACTATAAATAACACTTGACAAGCATATCATATTTTTAGACAACCAACAGCTGGagagatgtaaatgtaatccaTAGCCATTTGTCTTATTATCTGGAGATCACAAATTTGAATCCTGGTGATACCACAGCCATCTGTATACATGAGCTCTGAGAGGGAAGAAAGGCATGTTTGTCTAATCTGTtaattatagtgttatagtattatattattattgtgtgatATTATAGTATAATGTCGATGATGCAGTATGGAACGTAAGAAGGAGACGTCGTTGTTTCCCATGCAGGACTGCAGTTGAAGCTTTGCGCATCCTGCTGGCTCGAGCTCATCTGGATGTTGTAGTGAATGTACTAGACCAGGACGCGGTGTGGGACAAGATGAAGGACCCTCAGCAACATACAACAGGGGTCACTCTTCTCTCCAGGTATGCTGCTTAAAGCCCTTATTAATAACTTttgatacatttatttgtttgaattgACCAAATCTGTATAATGAGTAATGAATATTTGGCTAGTTGAGTTAAAGGGTCGTGAGTTTATATCATGTACgatgtatttttgtttcattcagaGCAATGGCGAAGCATGCAGGGCCACGAATCCCTGCTATAGTGGAGAGCATGTGTCCACTGATCAGCAACATCTATGAGTGCCAGAGAATCACAGTCACAGCTTTCTTCTCTGAGGTAAGAGCTCTGAAGTTACCTTTGGTGTTGATAGATATTAGCTTAATATTGGCTCCATTTATTCAGTGATTTTTGTCTGAACATTCTGAGAATATGTAAGTAATAAAATGCtatggattaaaaaaatctgtcttaTTGAAATGAAAATGCTTTGAATTATAGCAAATTATATTACTTTAGTATATTATATTGCTTCACATGtgagaaatgaattaaaaatgcccatttttttaaaaaaatcattctgtTGTCTAATATTTTtcatacttaataataataataataataatacttaatacttaataataacCCGTAAGGGAAAAAGTGTAGAAATAAGTAATCACATTcaactgtaataaaaataagtgtCATGATTTTATTATGCAAAATTCAATAAGTTTTTATGAacccgtctgtctctctatatTCTGTTCTATTCCATAGTTGATTTGGAACAGATTTGTTATACATGACTCCGATGCATAAATACAGTGTTTTTTCTTGTCATAGTCTTTTCCATCATTGTTTGATTgcaatttttaataaaagcaaaACCACATCACAATGTGGAAGGACcccttgaattttttttaaacaaaatttaacgaaaatgtttaaattatattttaatttaagttcACATGATTTCGCAGTCATCTGTGACTTCCTTTTTCACTGGGATACAAATCCATGGTGCCATTCGGGAAAGAAATTTTTCCATAGCCTTTAAAACACTTCTTTAAAATGGGTGTCAATAATTCCTGACCTGGCTGAACAGACAATAATTTCTTATACTGAATTGCTgcatcattatttattaccCTGAAAAGTCATAGGCTAAGAGGGAATGTGATTGCGGGGGGAATTAGAAGCCATTTGGGACTATTTTAGACACTTTGCTTCATGTGAACTTGAGTTCAGGTTAAATCTAATCGATGACCCCAGTTTTAAAGGGTTTGAAAAAGCTCTAAATGAAAATTGCTCCGTATGGAACATTCTTAGAACCAAATTTGGTTTTAAAGCAATATGACGCAaaactctctctcgctttctctttcAAGCTGCTAAACCACCATGTTGTGACCGAGCTGATGATGATTGATGTATTGATGAACAACATGATGGAGAGGATTTCAGACCCATGTTGTACTGTCCGTATGCTGGCCATCAGGGGCCTGGGGAACATCGCCACTGGCTCACCAGAGAAGGTACAGAGATCTGATCTACAGTGTAGGCTGAGAAAGCCTGCAAATATCCATCATGTTGAAATTGCTGACAGTATAATTGGTAACAGCTAACTCCCATAGGAGACATGGGTACAGTTTGTGTAAACATGTAGCCAGTCAGTTGCATACTTCCCCAGTTATGCTAAGAGgtcaagattttatttgtatcagcattttttattaatgtaatgcAAGAGTAATGGATATGCTATACTGAAATCTGCTGAGAATCCAACACGTGCTCATTTCACCCTGTCTAGGTGAATAAATATGCTAAGGAGCTGTTGGCAGCCATGAGCTCGGGAATGGAGGAGAAGGACGACCCAGGGAAGCTCATCACTCTTGAGGCTATGTCTGGCATGTCAAAAGTGTTGCTCTACCTGGATGAGAGGAATGTCCACATGTTGGTCGTTTACATCTTCATGAAGATTAAACCCTTCCTGGAGAATGTGAGTGGAAAAACAAGAACTGGGATTTCATATGCTACATATTATTAGCTTCTTTTCACCTGGTTAtacaagaacaaataaatattaggtTCCAATaaacttttgattttttttttttttttttgatacttTTTGAATAACACTAAATGGgcttttgttaattatttaacaaGAATGCACCATTGTCCTGTTGAGCAGTTTAAGGCAGAAGGGTCCCTTTAATGTAATAGAGACATTCTAGTAAACATCAATTATACATTAATGAAACCATTGGCAATTTctttaaatggtttaaaattaGCTTATGAATGGATTTTGTAAACCTGAAAGCTAATTGGGTTCCATGGATCTATGATCGTTTTTTGACCATGACTTAGTGTTCTGGGTTATTTTATGGTCTTATTTATAGCTTGGCTTCTTCACATATATTCATTTTGCTATTACAAACAGCCAAATCAAtgtcatttatcatttaaatcatttaactaCTGTACAATCACCTTAAACTACATAATCGTGACTATGTGCAGCAGCCCTAGAGCACAGATTCCTTTACTTATTTCTTCATGAATTTCTATGAGAGAATGTTTTTACATTCACTCATAGAAATGTTTGTACCTAATGAACAGAATGTACCTAAGACAAACCTTTTAgaataaaattgtttaaattgGATCTATTATGCAGGAGAACGACGAGATCCGCTGTGCTTCCATCATGCTGCTGGGGAACCTATCGAAGTTTGGCTCAGGTGAACCTGTTTTTAAAGACCAGATTCATAACGTGTTGGTCGGTCTGCTCCTGCACCTCAGTGACCCAAATACACAGGTCGTCAAGGTCAGTGAGTTCCTGCTTGAGAACCTGCCTTTATCACCAGCcgtcatttttttaacattattgaaTAAAATGGACATAATTGCAAAAATAGtgataatgtctgtgtgtgtgtgtttttcaggcaTGTAAATATTCCATGCGTGTGTGCGCTCCTGTCTTGGGTTCTGAAATGATCACCAACATGTTTCAGAACCATCTCCACGAAGAGAAGAGCCTTCACTATGGCGAATTCATCAACGACCTTGTCAAATACCTAGTGAGTTGCACTGTCAGACATGCTTATGTACATATTAGCTGCTTAGAGAAGTTACAGTCTACTGCaacctttttcatttcttttggttttaaatctaaatttgagTGGCATTTTCATTTCATAGCAGGACCTCAGAAAGAGTTATGCCTTGAAAGCAAATTCTTAACGACAACACACACTTCCCTGAATACTCCTACTTTAATCAGTCAGAGCCAATTAATCAGCATCTTGCATTTGCCTCATTTTCCTGTGCTTCATTTATACCAAGACTTTATTCAAAATATGCTATGATTTTCTCAAAGATTCAAGACTTCCCAGGAATGCTGAATTTCTACCATGTCACAGTAATGCAGTTCTTCAAGAGCAACTGGGCAGAGATTAGAGCAAGTGCCGCTATGTTCATAGGTAAGATAATCCCTGTATTAATGTCAGATTGATGATGATTATAGTAACAGAATGACTCATGCTCTTGTGCGTGCTTGTCATGGTTTGTgcacatatttgtttttttttcacaatagatttattataattgtgtgtgtgtgttggtgtttttctttattttaggaTTTCTACTGAGAAATTTGCCTGATGAGCACTTCTCTCATATCAACTTGGGGATAGTGACTAAGGGTAAATAATGCgtacataaaataaagtacaTCACCTCTGTGGTGCTACAGATATTGACTCTTTATATGCACAAGTTTTCTTCACTATAGCACTATTCACTTTTCTGTTGTACTTAAATAGATAAGAAGTTTCTTGTAGTAtcatcatacagacacacgttGATATTTGGCATACACCGACTTAGTGCTGAAAAGAACATATAAATATACGTTATGCTTGTTTGTTGATTATTGAACTATTGAAGCTTTTCACATAACAACTTCATTTGCTTTTC contains:
- the mroh1 gene encoding maestro heat-like repeat-containing protein family member 1 isoform X1 yields the protein MGVIEESDVEQVTLALLDAANDKDVGVQEQVRKSILTLGNQQPDKVLSMCQNYLLKHSKLVAGHRVVVLKTIELVVKSKIEDISYPKIKTTITLASDEMTRSKEVVNDWQQTASNILVAIGNKYINEIMEDILGKFQPGVLPHYFVVQTLASLSDSNVYGMVPFLSAILGTMLPMLGLAKQDNMKWVFSSALSRFSESILEYLANLDKAPDPTVRKDTFSSEIYAAYDILFNSWLQSRDAKLRLTVAEALGLMSHLMPHDKLEEQLPKLLPAILSLYKKNLEHYIISKSLCQILEASVNIGSRVLETQMDSLLVALYQQVCSPVDYNNPPTVKNHNEILRCFTVLAKTFPDRLMVFVLQRLENNNERNRISSLAVLRHLINSTTSIMENKKLLILASMRQPLADNSNKVKKSVVQVISAMAHHGYLELEGGDILVRFIIQHCALPDTYHRGQRPLDPEEVTNEALRSMCDNTLHLFTTTVGHLTDVLWPMLLCYLTPSQYFNATTPLCKSLILLANKKRSAQDQTFTINFSAPGSNIPSPHMLMIRLLVNAAFPFLYRGHGSPSLSLLNAIGPSINPKVEALWESEIPKLLSHLEEFTPEDFDKRSWEDGLLRFLSKTLVAIDDGQWSCQLVVEAIRYLPTYNHSLEEKSFLYKCIGVALQQSSSKELVKKQLQEILISTRHNDATERAGVAIAVGLCASSHLDGTLAKLDEFGKSDTFKKASGIFSLLKDKNDVDVEKMKSTLILCYGYVALNAPVEQLLIRLDNDILRNISKLFNTKVLGIKVETKDLTMKLSLIQSIGLIAKAINNCVHKQGYVFTRKQELVGVMMDFIKAEPVDALRTPVRHLVMTTCSNLNILDPPLAENETFDMLKVCINGVFGLPSLEMVEKTKDEELLDPQEREVLYASTFSALHELLCSILARDLTPDGIQTMFKHIESWLSSKQDHERERAVRTVAEMLNFYLDSLNVKTLVTFHNLGTLLGRLAPRCTDPNAAVRRAAIDCIYLLLHIQLRYEGFSLDYKDDSVESLSSLREQLNDPDPSVLYKTCSELTKIISKRLPQQQLNTLIFMLFEGLVDSQSNCARASSVILNTLLKTRGAMLQDLVPEMLEELHSRLQAISEEQVKVAVAQSILILATQHLQTVINTLISYPLPFDSWISEMWIALGADSTVARQIMEMIMEKLNVIVPYVDKKESILKPGMTKVATNQPLAMTCALREMMLNGHTEEAVVNLFPQLFSALLVRIGSSVGVQLPRDINSNSIRAEGRSPSKSTFDVCGTAVEALRILLARAHLDVVVNVLDQDAVWDKMKDPQQHTTGVTLLSRAMAKHAGPRIPAIVESMCPLISNIYECQRITVTAFFSELLNHHVVTELMMIDVLMNNMMERISDPCCTVRMLAIRGLGNIATGSPEKVNKYAKELLAAMSSGMEEKDDPGKLITLEAMSGMSKVLLYLDERNVHMLVVYIFMKIKPFLENENDEIRCASIMLLGNLSKFGSGEPVFKDQIHNVLVGLLLHLSDPNTQVVKACKYSMRVCAPVLGSEMITNMFQNHLHEEKSLHYGEFINDLVKYLIQDFPGMLNFYHVTVMQFFKSNWAEIRASAAMFIGFLLRNLPDEHFSHINLGIVTKALVMLLQDPDPLVRAKAAEAMGYFH
- the mroh1 gene encoding maestro heat-like repeat-containing protein family member 1 isoform X2 encodes the protein MGVIEESDVEQVTLALLDAANDKDVGVQEQVRKSILTLGNQQPDKVLSMCQNYLLKHSKLVAGHRVVVLKTIELVVKSKIEDISYPKIKTTITLASDEMTRSKEVVNDWQQTASNILVAIGNKYINEIMEDILGKFQPGVLPHYFVVQTLASLSDSNVYGMVPFLSAILGTMLPMLGLAKQDNMKWVFSSALSRFSESILEYLANLDKAPDPTVRKDTFSSEIYAAYDILFNSWLQSRDAKLRLTVAEALGLMSHLMPHDKLEEQLPKLLPAILSLYKKNLEHYIISKSLCQILEASVNIGSRVLETQMDSLLVALYQQVCSPVDYNNPPTVKNHNEILRCFTVLAKTFPDRLMVFVLQRLENNNERNRISSLAVLRHLINSTTSIMENKKLLILASMRQPLADNSNKVKKSVVQVISAMAHHGYLELEGGDILVRFIIQHCALPDTYHRGQRPLDPEEVTNEALRSMCDNTLHLFTTTVGHLTDVLWPMLLCYLTPSQYFNATTPLCKSLILLANKKRSAQDQTFTINFSAPGSNIPSPHMLMIRLLVNAAFPFLYRGHGSPSLSLLNAIGPSINPKVEALWESEIPKLLSHLEEFTPEDFDKRSWEDGLLRFLSKTLVAIDDGQWSCQLVVEAIRYLPTYNHSLEEKSFLYKCIGVALQQSSSKELVKKQLQEILISTRHNDATERAGVAIAVGLCASSHLDGTLAKLDEFGKSDTFKKASGIFSLLKDKNDVDVEKMKSTLILCYGYVALNAPVEQLLIRLDNDILRNISKLFNTKDLTMKLSLIQSIGLIAKAINNCVHKQGYVFTRKQELVGVMMDFIKAEPVDALRTPVRHLVMTTCSNLNILDPPLAENETFDMLKVCINGVFGLPSLEMVEKTKDEELLDPQEREVLYASTFSALHELLCSILARDLTPDGIQTMFKHIESWLSSKQDHERERAVRTVAEMLNFYLDSLNVKTLVTFHNLGTLLGRLAPRCTDPNAAVRRAAIDCIYLLLHIQLRYEGFSLDYKDDSVESLSSLREQLNDPDPSVLYKTCSELTKIISKRLPQQQLNTLIFMLFEGLVDSQSNCARASSVILNTLLKTRGAMLQDLVPEMLEELHSRLQAISEEQVKVAVAQSILILATQHLQTVINTLISYPLPFDSWISEMWIALGADSTVARQIMEMIMEKLNVIVPYVDKKESILKPGMTKVATNQPLAMTCALREMMLNGHTEEAVVNLFPQLFSALLVRIGSSVGVQLPRDINSNSIRAEGRSPSKSTFDVCGTAVEALRILLARAHLDVVVNVLDQDAVWDKMKDPQQHTTGVTLLSRAMAKHAGPRIPAIVESMCPLISNIYECQRITVTAFFSELLNHHVVTELMMIDVLMNNMMERISDPCCTVRMLAIRGLGNIATGSPEKVNKYAKELLAAMSSGMEEKDDPGKLITLEAMSGMSKVLLYLDERNVHMLVVYIFMKIKPFLENENDEIRCASIMLLGNLSKFGSGEPVFKDQIHNVLVGLLLHLSDPNTQVVKACKYSMRVCAPVLGSEMITNMFQNHLHEEKSLHYGEFINDLVKYLIQDFPGMLNFYHVTVMQFFKSNWAEIRASAAMFIGFLLRNLPDEHFSHINLGIVTKALVMLLQDPDPLVRAKAAEAMGYFH